A portion of the Deinococcus sp. LM3 genome contains these proteins:
- a CDS encoding Mov34/MPN/PAD-1 family protein: MRLALSRDQREILQAALQRAGRREIGGQLYGEQLAPSHFLVTHLTVQHAPGTISRFIVDLTQATKDAFTFFQRTQRKYAQFNYIGEWHSHPSYAVLPSSTDRSTMRTLVTDSTFKGYFAVLLIARLDGEMLTAGAWLFDPAGREMSVPLEWPE, encoded by the coding sequence ATGCGGCTCGCTCTCAGCCGTGACCAACGGGAAATCCTCCAGGCTGCCTTACAGCGAGCTGGACGGCGAGAGATCGGGGGGCAGCTGTATGGTGAGCAGTTGGCGCCTTCCCACTTTCTGGTCACCCACCTGACCGTGCAGCATGCCCCTGGGACGATCTCACGCTTTATCGTCGACCTGACACAGGCGACAAAGGACGCGTTCACCTTCTTTCAACGCACCCAGAGGAAGTACGCGCAGTTCAATTACATCGGGGAGTGGCACAGCCATCCCAGCTACGCTGTTCTTCCCAGCAGCACGGACCGGTCAACCATGCGGACCTTGGTGACTGACTCAACATTCAAGGGGTACTTCGCGGTATTGCTCATTGCCCGCCTGGATGGTGAGATGCTCACCGCCGGCGCCTGGCTGTTTGATCCCGCTGGACGGGAAATGTCCGTTCCATTGGAGTGGCCTGAATGA